The DNA sequence CCTCCGACCTCTGTGCTACAAGAACGCCGatgtcttcctcctctgctACAGCGTGGTGCGCCCCTGCTCTTTCCGCAGCCTGATGGAGAAGTGGGTTCCTGAGATCCGTCAGCACTGTCCCGCCGCGCCCCTGGTCCTCGTCGGCACCCAGCTGGACCTGAGGGAGGACGTCCAGGTGCTGATTCAGCTGGCGCAGAACCAGGAGCGGCCGGTGGGCACCGAGGAGGGCCGGCAGCTCGCCCACGAGCTCGGGGTGGTGAGCTTTGCAGAGTGCTCTGCGCTGACCCAGAAGAACCTGAAGGACACTTTTGATTCAGCCATCTTGGCCTGCAtccaacagacagacagctgtggCGTCCAGCAGCAGAGGCAGACTCTGAGGAAGAAGACGCCCGATAAGTTCAAGAGCCTCTCGGAGACCTGGTGGAGGAAGATCAACTGTCTGATGGGAGAGCAGAG is a window from the Perca fluviatilis chromosome 1, GENO_Pfluv_1.0, whole genome shotgun sequence genome containing:
- the LOC120568168 gene encoding rho-related GTP-binding protein RhoU-like, which encodes MLPQDVGKQKPCRVSEPMCGVDSPPVPIRRLKNRDFPLNAKRRRSGSAPERKVNCVLVGDGAVGKTSLIVSYTTNGYPTQYVPTAFDNFTVMVVVDGKPVRLQLCDMAGQKWGLVHGPINDELERLRPLCYKNADVFLLCYSVVRPCSFRSLMEKWVPEIRQHCPAAPLVLVGTQLDLREDVQVLIQLAQNQERPVGTEEGRQLAHELGVVSFAECSALTQKNLKDTFDSAILACIQQTDSCGVQQQRQTLRKKTPDKFKSLSETWWRKINCLMGEQSCDLK